One Vigna unguiculata cultivar IT97K-499-35 chromosome 11, ASM411807v1, whole genome shotgun sequence DNA window includes the following coding sequences:
- the LOC114169637 gene encoding ketol-acid reductoisomerase, chloroplastic-like, translated as MSATASSTSLCATSRTFYAKPVLARTFVALPTRAFSKLAFQFRPLSMAALGARNVAAPAVAPPPSLDFETSVFQKEKINLAGHDEYIVKGGRDLFPLLPAAFKGIKQIGVIGWGSQGPAQAQNLRDSLADAKSDIVVKVGLRKGSRSFNEARSAGFSEENGTLGDMWETISGSDLVLLLISDSAQADNYEKIFSYMKPNSILGLSHGFLLGHLQSMGLDFPKHFSVIAVCPKGMGPSVRRLYVQGKEINGAGINSSFAVHQDVDGRATDVALAWSVALGSPFTFATTLEMEYRSDIFGERGILLGAVHGVVESLFRRYTEHGMNEDLAYNNTVESITGTISRIISTKGMLAVYNTLSEDGKREFEKAYSASYYPCMDILYECYEDIAVGSEIRSVVLAGRRFYEKEGLPAFPMGKIDQTRMWKVGERVRSTRPAGDLGPLYPFTAGVYVALMMAQIEILRKKGHSYSEIINESVIESVDSLNPFMHARGVSFMVDNCSTTARLGSRKWAPRFDYILTQQALVAVDNGAPINQDLISNFLSDQVHGAIEVCAQLRPTVDISVPPDADFVRPELRQSTN; from the exons ATGTCGGCAACCGCTTCTTCTACTTCACTCTGCGCCACTTCCAGAACCTTCTACGCTAAGCCCGTCCTCGCCAGAACCTTCGTCGCGCTTCCCACACGCGCGTTCTCCAAGCTCGCCTTCCAATTCAGGCCCCTCTCCATGGCCGCGCTCGGTGCTCGCAATGTGGCCGCGCCCGCCGTGGCCCCGCCTCCCTCGCTGGACTTCGAAACCTCCGTTTTCCAGAAGGAGAAGATTAACCTCGCCGGACACGACGAG TATATTGTGAAAGGAGGGAGGGACTTGTTCCCTCTGCTGCCGGCTGCTTTCAAGGGGATTAAGCAGATTGGTGTCATCGGATGGGGTTCGCAG GGACCTGCACAGGCACAGAATTTGCGGGACTCTCTCGCTGATGCGAAGTCTGACATTGTGGTTAAG GTTGGCCTCAGGAAAGGTTCTCGTTCCTTTAATGAGGCTCGCTCAGCTGGTTTTAGTGAGGAGAATGGAACTCTGGGTGACATGTGGGAAACCATCTCAGGCAGTGATCTTGTGTTGCTGTTGATTTCTGATTCTGCACAG GcagataattatgaaaaaatattttcctacATGAAGCCAAATAGCATACTTGGGTTGTCACATGGTTTTCTTCTTGGGCATTTACAGTCAATGGGACTTGATTTTCCGAAGCACTTCAGTGTAATTGCTGTATGCCCGAAAGGTATGGGTCCTTCTGTAAGGAGACTGTATGTCCAAGGCAAAGAGATAAATGGGGCTGGAATTAATTCAAGTTTTGCAGTCCACCAG GATGTGGATGGCAGAGCTACTGATGTTGCTCTGGCATGGTCCGTTGCCCTTGGTTCCCCTTTTACATTTGCCACTACATTAGAGATGGAATACCGGAGTGACATCTTTGGAGAGAGAG GCATTTTGCTTGGTGCTGTTCATGGTGTTGTGGAATCCTTGTTTAGGAGGTACACTGAGCATGGAATGAATGAAGATTTGGCATATAACAACACTGTTGAGAGCATTACAGGAACTATATCTAGAATCATCTCCACTAAG GGCATGTTAGCTGTATACAATACTTTATCTGAAGATGGAAAAAGGGAATTTGAGAAAGCATATAGTGCTTCATATTATCCCTGCATGGATATTTTGTACGAGTGCTATGAGGATATCGCTGTTGGGAGTGAGATTCGCAGTGTTGTCTTGGCTGGACGTCGCTTTTAT GAGAAAGAGGGTCTGCCTGCCTTTCCCATGGGCAAAATTGATCAAACCAGGATGTGGAAGGTTGGTGAGCGTGTCCGATCAACAAGGCCAGCCGGTGATCTAGGCCCATTATATCCATTTACTGCCGGTGTCTATGTGGCATTAATGATGGCACAG ATTGAGATCCTGAGGAAGAAGGGACATTCTTACTCTGAAATCATTAACGAGAGTGTGATCGAGTCTGTTGATTCTTTGAATCCTTTCATGCATGCTCGCGGTGTTTCTTTCATGGTTGATAACTGTTCAACAACAGCAAGGTTGGGTTCAAGGAAATGGGCTCCCCGATTTGATTACATCCTAACCCAGCAGGCCTTGGTGGCTGTGGACAATGGAGCACCTATCAACCAAGACCTAATCAGCAACTTCCTGTCAGACCAAGTCCATGGAGCCATCGAAGTTTGTGCTCAATTGAGACCTACAGTGGACATTTCAGTGCCACCAGATGCTGACTTTGTCCGTCCTGAGTTGCGTCAGTCTACCAATTAG
- the LOC114169639 gene encoding senescence-specific cysteine protease SAG39-like: MVAKNQFYHISLALLFCMGFLAFQVSCRTLQDATMYERHEEWMARYGKGYKDPQEREKRFRIFKENVNYIEAFNSAANKPYKLAINQFADLTNEEFIATRNRFKGHMCSSIIRTTTFKYENVTAVPSTVDWRQKGAVTPVKNQGQCGCCWAFSAVAATEGIHKLSTGKLISLSEQELVDCDINGEDQGCGGGLMDDAFKFIIQNHGLNTEANYPYQGVDGKCNANAAGSHAATITGYEDVPANNEKALQKAVANQPVSVAIDASGSDFQFYKSGVFSGSCGTELDHGVTAVGYGVSDDGSEYWLVKNSWGTEWGEEGYIRMQRGVAAQEGLCGIAMMASYPTA; this comes from the exons ATGGTTGCAAAAAATCAGTTCTATCATATTTCACTGGCACTGCTTTTCTGCATGGGATTCTTGGCTTTTCAAGTCTCATGTCGCACTCTCCAAGATGCCACCATGTATGAGAGGCATGAGGAATGGATGGCTCGTTATGGCAAAGGCTACAAGGACCCTCAAGAAAGGGAAAAGCGATTCAGGATATTCAAGGAAAATGTGAACTACATTGAAGCCTTCAACAGTGCTGCCAATAAACCTTACAAGTTAGCTATTAATCAATTTGCAGACCTCACCAACGAGGAGTTCATAGCAACAAGAAATAGGTTCAAGGGGCACATGTGTTCCTCAATCATAAGGACAACAACTTTTAAGTATGAAAATGTGACTGCAGTACCATCCACTGTGGACTGGAGGCAAAAGGGTGCAGTGACACCCGTCAAGAACCAAGGCCAGTGTG GATGCTGCTGGGCTTTTTCTGCTGTTGCAGCAACTGAAGGAATTCACAAACTGAGTACTGGAAAACTGATCTCTTTGTCAGAACAAGAACTTGTTGATTGTGACATAAATGGGGAGGACCAAGGTTGTGGTGGTGGTCTTATGGATGACGCTTTCAAattcatcattcaaaatcatGGACTCAACACCGAAGCCAATTACCCCTATCAGGGTGTTGATGGAAAATGCAATGCAAATGCAGCAGGCAGCCATGCTGCTACCATTACTGGGTACGAGGATGTCCCTGCCAACAACGAGAAGGCACTGCAAAAGGCTGTGGCCAATCAACCTGTCTCCGTAGCCATCGATGCCAGTGGCTCTGActttcaattttacaaaagtgGTGTCTTTAGTGGTTCATGTGGAACTGAGTTGGACCATGGTGTGACTGCTGTGGGATATGGTGTTAGTGATGATGGAAGTGAGTATTGGTTGGTTAAGAACTCTTGGGGAACAGAGTGGGGTGAAGAAGGCTACATTAGGATGCAAAGAGGTGTGGCTGCTCAAGAAGGACTCTGTGGCATAGCTATGATGGCATCTTACCCTACtgcataa
- the LOC114169131 gene encoding senescence-specific cysteine protease SAG39-like: protein MATKTQCYHICLTLVFCMAIWAFEATSRTLQDDSMHERHEEWMSRYGKVYKEPQEREKRLRIFRENVNYIDAFNNAANKPYKLGVNQFADLTNEEFIGTRNRFKGHMCSSITRTTSFKYQNNTAVPSTVDWRKKGAVTPVKDQGQCGCCWAFSAVASAEGIHQLSTGKLISLSEQELVDCDSKSVDQGCEGGLMDDAFKFIIQNHGLNTEANYPYQGVDGKCNANAAGNDAATITGYEDVPANNEKALQKAVANQPVSVAIDASGSDFQFYESGVFTGSCGTDLDHGVTAVGYGVSDDGTEYWLVKNSWGTQWGEEGYIRMQRGVASQQGLCGIAMQASYPTA, encoded by the coding sequence ATGGCTACCAAAACTCAGTGCTATCATATTTGTTTGACATTGGTTTTCTGCATGGCGATCTGGGCTTTTGAAGCCACATCTCGCACTCTCCAAGATGACTCCATGCATGAGAGGCATGAGGAATGGATGAGTCGTTATGGAAAAGTGTATAAGGAGCCTCAGGAAAGGGAGAAGCGTTTAAGAATATTCAGGGAAAATGTGAACTACATTGATGCCTTCAACAATGCTGCCAATAAACCTTACAAGCTTGGTGTTAATCAATTTGCAGACCTCACCAATGAGGAGTTCATAGGAACAAGAAATAGGTTCAAGGGTCACATGTGTTCCTCTATCACAAGGACAACCTCTTTCAAGTACCAAAATAATACTGCAGTGCCATCCACAGTGGATTGGAGGAAAAAGGGTGCGGTGACACCAGTCAAGGACCAAGGCCAATGTGGATGTTGCTGGGCGTTTTCTGCTGTTGCATCAGCAGAAGGAATTCATCAATTGAGCACTGGAAAATTAATCTCTTTGTCGGAACAAGAACTTGTTGATTGTGACTCAAAGAGTGTGGACCAGGGTTGTGAAGGTGGCCTTATGGATGATGCTTTCAAATTCATCATCCAAAATCATGGACTTAACACCGAAGCCAATTACCCGTATCAGGGTGTTGACGGAAAGTGCAATGCAAATGCAGCAGGCAACGATGCTGCTACCATTACTGGGTACGAGGATGTTCCTGCCAACAATGAGAAGGCACTGCAGAAGGCTGTGGCCAATCAACCGGTGTCTGTGGCCATCGATGCCAGTGGCTCTGACTTTCAATTTTACGAGAGTGGTGTGTTCACTGGGTCATGTGGAACTGACTTAGATCACGGTGTCACAGCTGTGGGATATGGTGTTAGTGACGATGGCACTGAGTATTGGCTTGTAAAGAACTCATGGGGAACCCAGTGGGGTGAAGAAGGCTACATTAGGATGCAAAGAGGTGTGGCTTCTCAGCAAGGACTCTGTGGCATAGCTATGCAAGCTTCTTACCCTACTgcataa